One genomic region from Lacerta agilis isolate rLacAgi1 chromosome 13, rLacAgi1.pri, whole genome shotgun sequence encodes:
- the LOC117056919 gene encoding zinc finger protein 501-like — MEESCGLVASLEGDIRDLENEGALRESHSFASKASGCYEIATQGERNETSNCPVSQNRSDSNPNREACGKTHVEEQPFKCQDCGKNFGWRSQLNRHQKMHTGEKPYKCLQCGKSFRQNFHLTSHLKIHRGEKPHECLDCGKSFSQRNDLASHQRIHTGEKPYKCLECGKGFRSSTSLTCHLRTHTREKPYKCLECGRSFGQSSYLSKHKRIHTGEKPYKCLECGMSFSHNSSLTYHQRNHTGEKPYQCLECGMRFSQSSALMYHQRIHTGEKPYQCLECGKSFRVRPSLTSHQRIHTGEKPYKCLECGKSFRLSTSLTAHQRTHTGEKPYKCLECGKSFSVRKSLASHQRTHMREKPRRCTKQGWGACGNSDVVPPTSTKKGEDVPIINLASMNCRASDKVVA, encoded by the exons AAGGTGACATCCGAGATTTGGAGAACGAGGGAGCACTGCGTGAGAGTCATTCCTTTGCTTCAAAAGCCAGTGGCTGCTATGAAATTGCAACCCAAGGTGAAAGAAACGAAACCAGCAACTGCCCTGTGTCTCAGAACAGATCTGATTCGAACCCAAACCGTGAAGCTTGTGGCAAAACCCATGTAGAGGAGCAACCATTTAAATGCCAGGATTGTGGGAAGAACTTCGGTTGGAGATCACAACTCAATAGGCACCAAAAAatgcacacaggggagaagccatataaatgcttgcagtgtggaaagagtttcaggcAGAACTTTCACCTCACTTCCCATCTAAAAATCCACAGAGGGGAGAAACCACATGAATGCTTGgattgtgggaagagcttcagtcagaggaaTGACCTCGCTtctcatcagagaatccacacaggggagaaaccatataaatgcttggagtgtgggaaggGCTTCCGTTCAAGCACCAGCCTGACTTGTCATTTAAGGactcacacaagggagaaaccgtataaatgCCTGGAGTGCGGTCGCAGCTTTGGCCAGAGCTCATACCTAAGTAAACACAaaagaattcatacgggggagaaaccatataaatgcctgGAGTGTGGCATGAGCTTTAGTCATAATTCATCCCTCACATACCACCAAAGAAATCACACTGgcgagaaaccgtatcagtgcttggagtgtggaatgAGGTTCAGTCAGAGCTCGGCCCTCATgtaccatcaaagaattcacacaggggagaaaccatatcagtgcttggagtgcggaaagagcttccgGGTGAGACCAAGcctcacttctcatcaaagaatacacacaggggagaaaccttacaaatgtctggagtgtggaaagagcttccgtttgAGCACAAGCCTGACTGCTcaccaaagaactcacacaggggagaaaccttacaaatgtctggagtgtggaaagagcttcagtgtgaGGAAAAGCCTCGCCTCTCACCAAAGAACTCACATGAGGGAAAAGCCACGTAGATGCaccaagcaggggtggggagcctgcgGCAATTCAGATGTTGTACCCCCAActagcacca AAAAAGGAGAAGATGTACCCATCATCAACCTGGCTAGTATGAACTGCAGGGCTTCAGATAAGGTGGTGGCATAA